In Lolium rigidum isolate FL_2022 chromosome 3, APGP_CSIRO_Lrig_0.1, whole genome shotgun sequence, the genomic window GCCACCATCACATTATTGAAGGGATAAGAGTAGGAGACTTGGGAGAAGCATGCACCATCATcgatcttcatcaacaccatcatcatccacGCGCCCATCATTGATTCCTGCATTCATCTTGTTGTAATCCAAAACTCTATTGTGGATTTTGAATCGTATTCATACACCTTTCTAATCATTGCTATGATCATGCCATGTATCTCTATATGCAAGTAGTTTCTTAGTTCTTATGGAGACGGTGAACTCCTAGCAATactatgaaataaaataaagatttaTGATGTTTCATTATAACACGTGAAAATGGTAGTTATCTTCGATGATGTTATATGTTATGCACCTTGTAATATTTTCCATTAGGGACATTGAAGGCAATAATTGCTAAGCGTGGTTGGAGATACGTGGGCACATAGGTGACAACAATCGGCTGCCTCTTTCAATTATGTTTAACGAGGGGTAAGAGGTACAAGAGCTTATGACCATACCCATGAGAAGACCCTTGATTATTGGACATGCATGGCAAGTGATGTGATAAGGTAATGGTTATGAGGGATGTGGAGGGAGCACCTTTATTCGAACCTCTCCTCATGTAGCAACATACATATATACTAAATCCTAATCATTAGTAaccatgctagtagtgaattcctGTTTCCCTCACACATTCTTAGTTTACTTTCAGTCTTTAATTTATCTTGTTTCAATTAATATTATTATTCATAACTATTTAAACCAATCTTTTAATAAATATTTATTGATGTTAAGTACAGCAACAGCATTGTTGCGGTGCAAGAAAAACCATACATCAATGTATTAAACATTGTAGGGAACATAGCATAGACATGGTGCTTCAAACATTTCTTTCCAAAGATTAGATGTTAAAAGATATTCCCAAGAGCACACAAAATTGCACCAACACCACACTCGAGTAATTTCTTCCGAACTTAAGTCGATGGTGGTTTTGTTATGTCTAAGTCATTGTAGATATTCATGTGATATATTCTCGGTGCCCCACATGTTTAGAGCTTGGCATGACCACATTGAATGACCTAAGCCATCGTTTTTTAAGACAATGCCATTCGGCTAGCTCTATTGATTCACAAAGATAGTTACATAATTTACGTGTTCATAATTAAATTAGGGGGTTCACTGACCTAAAAACATGGAATTTTAAACAAAAGCACTCCTAGTCCTAGCTAGTGCATTTCCAGCCTCATTGGCCCTCCCGTTACATCCCAATCTTAACTCTACCATAGCCAGTCCATAAGATAGaacaatcatcataaattgcagcaaATGATGTTGATGAGATGCGTCCTTGAATCATCGTCTCCACCACCTTAATGCAATCTGTTTGAATTGTGAAATTGGTAAACGCAATCTGTTGAACCAGCATTATGCCTTTCCTAAGAGCAAGCACATGTGCCATCGAAACATTAACAAcataattcaaaactttattgccCACAAACAAGCAAGTTCCATGATCATCCCAAATTATTTCTTATCAAAGGACACATTTACATTAATTCTACTCATTACTTTCGGAGGGTTTCTTCCATCCTATTTCTCTTGGCACATCAATGTTCTTTCTTGACATGTTCTAGTTGTTGGTTAACGCTTCTATCGATATTGCTGATCTGAACAATGTATTTAATCTTTCACCATGCAAGATCCAATGCTCCTCCCACCACAAGTACCACCCGACGGTGAGAACTAACTTCTTACACCCTACAGTACCAACATGTGCTATTTCtcggatggtttggacatatccaacagAGGCCTCCGAaagcgccagtgcatagcggacggataaagcgtcACGGCACCTCTAAGAAGACACCTATTCCCGGCGCACTCCATGTGAAAGACACCTATTCTCGGCACTATTCCATAGCACACACACTTATACTTAAGTAGGCATAGCTCCGTTAAGAGCTCATCGAACTTTACTTCTAGAGTGAGACCTGTGATAGAAGGGGTAAAGGTGAATTTCAGTCCTCTgtgctgagaatgttaagaggggtcgtggtagaccaaacttgacatgggaggagtccgttaagagagacctgaaggtttggaatatcgacaaagatttagccatggacaggggtGCTATCCATGtcccggaaccatgacttggcttcgagatcttatgggtttcaactctagcctaccccaacttatttgggactgaaaggcttggttgttgttgttgttgttgttgttgttgttgtacaccGCTGACCTTGATCGGTCATTATTAAGGACATCATCAATCATGTTGCTTGTACCGAAGCATCTCCATACCTCCTAGTTTTGCACTGTGGATTTTCTCCTCTAGGTAGTACTTTGCTCTCAACACTCGTGCACATAAGATTTAGTACATTTGATTAGTCTCCAAAATTATTCCGCTAACATGGCTATATTGAAACAATGTAGATCTCTAAAGCCCATCCCTCCTATGCTTTTTGGGATATACATTTTACGACGGACCCTCCAATGCATTCTCCTTTGATCAACGTCGACACCTCACCAGAATTGAGAAACGACACTAGAAATCCATTTGCATTTTTTTGGAATCCCATTTGTGTAGGAGCACACCCAATCAATTAAATACTGTAATTTTTCACTTTTATCAGCACCAATCATAGCCGACAAACCAATGTACGTATCATTTAGAGATTCAGTCATAATATTGAGAGTTTTGCATGCATCGGCTCTCACCAAGGCACCAATCCATAGCCGGCAAAATAAGGCACATATCGTTTAGAGATCCAATCATAATGTTTGAGAATTTGGCATACCAAAGAGGGTATGGTCGGCCATATGAAAATCGTAGATAACTAAACCAGGTCATTAGGCAAACTAAACATCTATGCGTGCATTTTACTCATCATATATAAGATGGAAGGAACTTAATTAGATTCACTCGAAAGTTcttgtatatatatagtactgAAAAGAATTGGCACCTAGGACTCCTTTGATAAGTAATATTTATACAGAAATGGAAAAAAATTACACAacttgtttgattcatagaaacatatcctataggagctAATGCTATAAAAATCTTGTACTGCAAATTCTACAGGAAAACTTTCTTTCCTGCAATCAAACTCGCTTCATCTTCCTATAAATTTTAGGTAGGCATGACATCTTTGATTCCATGATTTTTCTATTCATATGCATTTCCTATCCTATAAATTAATTGAGTCCCAAATTTTGCTGAAAAGTGTGGTTGGGCTACTAAGCCATATCCAAGAGCAAGGAGGAGGAGAGTGCAAGTGTGCAAGCAAAGCGGACCAACCCACACAACAGAAACAGGTCTCACACACAACACAAGGCAGGCAGAGGCAGAGAGGACAGACGCGGATCTCGCTCGCCGGCCATCGGGATCGGGGGAAGCAGGGGCATAGTCATGGCTGCCGACGGCCCCGGCCCGATCCGGCGCGCCCTCGACAAGACCTTTGCCAGCGCCCGCTCCACCCGCCGCGCGCTCGCCCGGTTCGCCCCGCGCCCCTCCGCCTTCTCGCCGGCCCCCGACGCCGAGGCCGCCGCGGTCCGCGCCGTCCGCAACCTCCGCACCTTCCGCTTCCACTACGCCGTCATCCAATGGGTGATCCTCCTGGCCTCCCTCGCGCCCCGCCACCGCGCATCGGTCCTCTTCCTCATGGCCGCCTCCAAGGGGCTGCTACTCTACGGCGGCCTGCTCAAGGCCTTCCCCAACTcggcgctcctccgccgcctcctcgaccGCCGCCTCGTGGGGGCGCTCTTCGTCGCGCTCGTACTCGCAGACCTCGTCGCCGCAGGGGCTGTGGATAAGCTGCTGTTCGCGCTCGCGGCTGGTGTGCCCGTGGTGCTGCTCCACGCCGCATTCCGCGTCCGGGACGATCTCGAGCCCGCGTCCGATGGAGGGGACGACGACAAGGGGAAGgaggacggcgtggtggtggagaagaaggaggacGGCGACGTCGAGACAGGGCCGATGCGACGATCCATGGCCACGGCAACAACAGCAAAGTCATAATAGGCCAACAAGATCCCCTTCCATAGCCTGATACACATATATACAATTGGTAGACAGAGACAGACTGGTATTCCTTCACCATTTTCATTCTTTTCTGGAGATTAGCATGCAGCAGGATGAATCAAATCAAAAtccattgatttcttctcttcatATTTTCTTGCTAGGATTAGCTGTGATTTTCGCTTCTTTGTGTATACATACATTTGCTATtacactcaaaaaaaaaaaaactccattgACAAAactactagctagctagctaaccAGAGAATTCTTACTTTCCATTCCAGCATGTGTAATCGTGATTGTTATGACAGCCAGAGCTATACCATTGCATTTGTCTGTTGCAAGACAGATCTGAACTATATTATTACCCTGACTCTTATAATCACTACTACTAATATTCTGTCCTCTCTCCCGGTTTGTTGTTACTAGTATTGTTCTGTGAAACAGAGGACTATTATTTATCCTAATACGGTAATACCCCATCTATGTATGCTATGGCTTTGCTGCAATTGAAGAGTTCAGCCCCAGACTCAATTGTTGTGTAATGGGTGGAATGGAATAGAATGTTTTACATCTGTAGCATTTGAAACAGAAGCAAGTTGGGTAGACACTAGTAGACAGGGTCAAGACAAGCAAGTGAGCAACCCAGCCTAACATGCTGGAGAGAAAACTAAAACTAATGCACAAATTCTGCGGAATTAGCTGGGCAGCCACACAACGCACAAGAGTTGACACCATCACCAGTTGTTCTACCTGCCTCTCCAGGTAGTACAGCACTGGCGCCGGTCCAGCAACTAAATGCTAATGGCATTACATGTGCATGTGCTTATGTGTGCCTTGTGTTGGCAGAAAAAAAAGAAGCATGTGAATGTGATGTACTAGTAGTACCAAAGTTCCAAATGCAATTAGTCTACTAATAGTCCTGTCTGGCTACTGCTTTGTACGTGAGTGTTCTTATTGGTTGGTGTCATGGCTGTTAAGGCAAAGGTAAAGGGAGAACCAAAGCAACGCAAACAAGAAGAGGTCGACCATACAAAAGTGCAACTACATACCCTATACATGCTTGTATATGTACTCTTTTTGCCGAACAAAATGATTTACAAGATATATACTGTCATCCATTGAATGGCTGATGATGCAGCCAAGGAAAATCCACCAAACCAACCAACACTTTGGCATGTACACCTATCGTTCATAATCTCACGTCGCTTGCACCGCTCCTTGCCTCACCAGCAAAGAAACTAATCACCAGCAAGTCTTTGGAGTGAAGGGGTATATCCTTGGAGGCTTGGACTGGCTGAATTGTGTTGGCAAGATAGGCTTAACTATCACAAATTTAGCAAAGCAAATGCTAAACAATTGTTAGTTCTGTTGTCATTTCGTGGATGTTTAGCCCCAACATAAGTCTCTTTTAAAAAAGGAGACATCCTTTTCTGCTCATATATAAACTTCTATTCTGCCGCAACATGTGTTTTTCGAACAACTTTGAGCCTAATGCGATGGAAGAGGTGTTGCAGTAAAGTGGATTCTTTTCCAAATGGTGGATGCGGTGTTGATATTATTTTTAGGGCGAATTCTACTTTATACCTCACTACTTATGCATTTGTGACAATAATTACCCCATTAAAGTGGACAACCAGAGGCACATTTTTTTTTACGCTTGGTCCTACGCAAGTGCAACAGTACTTTTTTTAAAGGGAAAGCATACATATTGTCAGCAAGTACTTTCTTTGTTGTGAGGTTTAGCTTGCGGGACTCTGCTTTGGAATGCAAAACCAACTTACTAGAATGTAGTGCTTTGCTAGTTCCTAAATTATTACCAAACCAAAACCTACAAATGCATGGACATAAATTTCTTATGTAACTAATTTAAGATGATAGAAACCAATTGTGACATGTTTGCTAGTGCATATGTAAATGAGTGAATATTTAACTTGGTACAACGTAATGCCCACTTAAGATGAGAGATGTTTATTATGCGTGCTTAATTTATTTTGAACCATGAAAAATAATGTATGGTATTATTGTAATTTGAAAACAGAAGCCTATTTTGGTGGCACTGTAGAAGACCAACCAATATCCAATTGGAAGGACTTGGCGATGTATGTTTTTCTCTTCCTTGTTATTGTATGCTTTGTTTTATTTGGATGGTTATGCGTGTAAATTTGGAAGATGTACCATAGCAATACCCTCTTTTCTTATCTATTTTTTCTTAAACATTTCTTGAGTCAACTCTTTTGCacatgaggcaacacttggacatAGAGTGCAAGCTCGGTGACGGTGGGTTTCGTACCTATGACGTGCTCATGCATGTCCTTGCTATCACCATTGTGATGATAGAGAGTAGGGTGAAGGGAATACACAATATAGATATATTAGGTGTTAATATTGTactcctccgtttcaaaaaagcaGCTAAACTTTTCTAGATaccatgtatctataactaaaatatgtctatgtACCTCCATATCTAAATAAAATTGAGCAATTTTTTTAGGAACATATGGAGTATTTTGTATGTTTATTTGGATACTTTTAAACTAATTTTTTTAATCATGAAATATGACTTGCCACAGATTTGTTCATCTACCCTTTCTATATtactctattttttttctttgcaaTGTGCTTCTTTAGCAACTTGGGATGCTGAGAGCCAGCTGCACTACTAGCTACTTTTGTGCAATCTACTACCATCATCAGGTTGTAGGTCACTACCACGAACATGAAGTTCGTTCGGAATCTTAGAGGAACCTCATAGAAGAAATCCCGGAGGCACCTCATATCATCTCACATGCACCTAATATAAAGTCCATGAGAGCAGCTGTGTACCTCTGACGGGTTGACTCAGAGTCATTTCTGACAAGATTATCGTGATGGGTGATTAGCATGTTAGAGCATGGGTTTAAGCGCCCATCAGGAACTGGATTCCGTACTAGTGCGCAATGATTGTTTGTGTGATTACGCACAACATAATCGTTGAGGATGAGCGTGACGATAGCCCTATAACCAAATGTGGCAATTTCTTGGTGAATTGGTTGAGCCGCAACCTAGGCCAACAACTTTTGGCTAGTTCCCACATGTGCATGATGAGATTCGTGATAGCCACACTCACGACCGACTTCAAGCGGATTTGGTTGAGCATCAAAGGGAAATGGCAGGAAACTAATATTCATCTACTTCcattttatttgttttaattTGCTTGTGAGCTACATTTGATTGTGAATTATGTTCCTTATTTGGTTGTAAACTATTTACATTAATTTGGTTGTATAATgtactccctctaatctctttttGTTGACTGAATCAAAGGGAGTATATTATTATTACGTGTCATTCACATGTTGGCAAATTGAGTGAAATAGGGGGAAAATGGGCAAAAAGTACAACCCAAACCAAATAGGTCTGCTTGCTAGGTCTACCCAACCCAAACGAGATCGAATAAGGGGAGAACGGAGGACACCGCCCCAAACGAAACAAAAAAGAACACATTTCATGTTTTAtgtggttggagatgcccttgttTTATTTGGATgtttttaaagattattatgaaaTTCCTGGTAACATGAGCAGCAACTAACAAGAAAAACAAAGACATGTGACTTTGAAGAGACAATACCAATGTCGTTTGTTTGACTGACGGACCAGCCTGGTTCGATCAGCTCTAGGCTGATTGGCAGCCAGCCAGCCACCACAGCTGTTGGAAGAGTCAATCCAATCCGTCCGTACGAACGCGCGTCTGTCCAAACTTCCCCACCccatagaaaaaaaagaaaaagaaaaaaaaaaagagaagagaagagtgagaggcgcgccgccggcgacgagACCGAAGGGAGAAGACGACCGCTCGTCGACGAGACCTAGGCGCTCCTCGTTGGCCCCTTGCTGGAGATGGAGCCAACCTTGCTGCCACTCACGACCCTACCCATGGGGAGCCACGACCGATGCCGATGGCCGCCGGGAGCACGCCCCTCCTCCCTCTCGATCGCCGCCGTGTCCCCTGCCTTCACCCTCCACTTATACTCCAGCCCCCGCCCCCGCATCATCCACCTGCTCGCCGTCTTCTTCATCTTTCCCTTCCCATTCGCCAACCCAAGGGGCTCCACAGTTGAGTTGAGTTTGAGTCGATTGCCTGGCGCCCGCCCGGCATGGACGGCAAAGAGGAGCAGCCGCCTTCGGTGGAGAGTCCTAAAGGGGTGGAGGCGAATGGCCTCTCCGCTATGGACGCCATCAGCAGGGAAACCGTCGATCTggtactgctgctgctgctgctgctgctgctcatcaGTGATCATTTCTCAAACCCAAATCAACCGATTAATTACAGGAGCACATCCCCGTGGAGGAGGTCTTCGAGCATCTCAAGTGTACCAAGGAGGGACTTACCAGTGAGGGTGCCCAGCAGAGGGTCGATATCTTCGGCTACAACAAGTTAGAAGAGAAGCGTGTATGTATAACCATGCCAACTGCCTCCATACCTTAATCCTTTCTCCAAATCATTAATAATTAGATGCCAACGGCTCGTCGATAAATGCTTTGCAGGAGAGCAAGATCCTCAAGTTCCTGGGTTTCATGTGGAATCCGCTCTCGTGGGTCATGGAGGCCGCCGCTATCATGGCTATTGCCCTTGCCCACGGAGGAACGAATCTCAGGGGAAAGGTACCCActatcactcttccagattatACATTATTATTACTAGCTAGCTACTATAATCTCTTTGGCTAATTAGTAACTGCAACTTTCATTGTTGACACAGAAAATGGGCGTCGACTACCACGATTTCATCGGGATCATGGTGCTGCTGGTTGTCAACTCTACCATCAGTTTCATAGAAGAGAACAACGCCGGCAATGCCGCTGCTGCGCTTATGGCCCGCCTTGCGCCAAAGGCCAAGGTGATTTATGCCACCTCATCACCTTCCGAGTACTACCTACCACTAGCACTCGAGGATCACCATATATGGATATGGTGCCCCTTTTTTCATACTTATGTGTGCTCACGCTACATTCTTTTCTAGGCTCTGCGTGATGGAACCTGGAATGAGTTAGATGCATCCTTCTTGGTTCCAGGTGATATAATCAGTATTAAACTTGGAGACATCATTCCCGCGGATGCAAGACTTCTCCAGGGCGATCCACTTAAAATTGATCAGGTCTTTTAGTCAGCTCAACTCAACTCAACTATGCCCTCTGCCTATTGCATATTTATTACACTAGCTAGTTCTGCTAAGTACTAAAAGAATCCTGATACAAGGAGAATACGGAGCAGGTTTGCTAAAAACATATCTGTTTTCCTTGCAGTCTGCACTTACGGGAGAATCACTACCCGTAACTAAGCATCCTGGAGGCGGAGTTTACTCCGGTTCTACTTGTAAGCAAGGTGAGATTGAAGCAGTTGTCATTGCCACTGGGATCCATACGTTCTTTGGGAAAGCAGCTCATCTCGTTGAATCAACCACTCACGTGGGCCACTTTCAAAAGGTAGAGCATCCAGCAAGCCGTCTCACTTCACTTACTCCAGCGTCAGCTGAAAACTCATGATACCGGCTGCAATTCATGGACGCTTTCAGGTTCTGACTTCAATCGGGAACTTCTGCATTTGCTCCATTGCCATTGGGATGACCATCGAGTTGATTGTCATGTGGGCTCTTCAATCTAGAGGGTACCGCAAGATAGTCGATAACCTTCTTGTGCTTCTCATTGGGGGGATTCCAATTGCCATGCCCACGGTTCTGTCGGTTACTATGGCTATTGGGTCACACAAACTGGCACAACAGGTTTGAATATTCATCCATGGCCAGAGCTTTGTGGCTACCACGGAAATAAAAAAAGGTGGGTAACTGTATTCTAGGAAGTGACTGCTTCTGTTAATTATTGTCTGCAGGGTGCTATTACC contains:
- the LOC124696474 gene encoding PRA1 family protein B2-like, whose amino-acid sequence is MAADGPGPIRRALDKTFASARSTRRALARFAPRPSAFSPAPDAEAAAVRAVRNLRTFRFHYAVIQWVILLASLAPRHRASVLFLMAASKGLLLYGGLLKAFPNSALLRRLLDRRLVGALFVALVLADLVAAGAVDKLLFALAAGVPVVLLHAAFRVRDDLEPASDGGDDDKGKEDGVVVEKKEDGDVETGPMRRSMATATTAKS